CAATCGACGATTTTGCAGGAAAACTTTCACTTGAATTTGTCGACTATCAACTATTAGAACCAAAGTACACCGTCGATGAAGCCCGTGAACATGATGCGAATTATTCCGCACCACTGCATGTGACTTTACGATTGACTAACCATGAAACTGGTGAAATTAAATCGCAAGATGTATTCTTTGGCGATTTCCCATTAATGACTGAACAAGGGACCTTTATCATTAACGGTGCCGAACGGGTCATTGTTTCACAATTGGTTCGTTCACCCGGTGTTTACTTTAATGAAGAATTAGATAAAAATGGTCGTCCTAGTTATGGTACGACGGTGATTCCTAACCGTGGGGCCTGGCTTGAATTAGAAACTGACGCCAAACAAATTTCGTACGTTCGGATTGACCGGACTCGGAAAATTCCATTAACGGAATTAGTTCGGGCTTTAGGTTATGGTTCTGATGACGATATTATCGAAATGTTAGGTGAAACTGACAGTTTGCTATTAACGTTGGAAAAAGACGTGCATAAGAATACGGATGATTCCCGTGTTGAAGAATCGTTAAAAGATATTTATGAACGGCTACGTCCTGGCGAACCCAAGACTGCTGATAGTTCACGGAGCCTTTTAACGGCACGGTTCTTTGATCCTAAACGTTATGACTTTGCACCCGTTGGCCGTTATAAGGTTAACAAGAAGCTCAGCATGAAGACGCGTTTAATGGGTCAAACCTTAGCCGAAACTTTAGCTGATCCAGATACTGGTGAAGTTATTGCGCAAAAGGGTGATGTCATTGATAAGAATGTCATGGCTAAACTTGGCGATTACTTGGAACGTGACGACTTTAAGACGGTTACTTATACGCCATCTGATGAAGCTGTTGTGACGAATCCAATGGTCTTGCAAGTCGTTAAAGTCTATTCACAAAATGATCCTGAAAAAGTTGTGAATGTCATTGGTAATGGCAATATTGATTTGAAGTTCAAGCACATTGTGCCAGCTGATATCATTGCTTCTATTAATTACTTCTTTAACTTGCGTGAAGGTTTAGGCACGACTGATGATATTGATCACTTGGGTAACCGTCGGATTCGTTCAGTTGGTGAATTGTTACAAAACCAATTCCGAATCGGGTTATCACGGATGGAACGGGTTGTTCGTGAACGGATGTCAATCCAAGATGCAGCAACCGTTACCCCACAACAATTAATTAATATTCGCCCAGTTGTTGCTTCAATCAAGGAATTCTTTGGGTCTTCACAATTGTCTCAATTCATGGATCAAACGAACCCCTTAGGTGAATTAACGCATAAACGGCGTTTATCAGCCTTAGGACCTGGTGGTTTGACGCGTGATCGGGCCGGTTATGAAGTTCGAGACGTGCATTATACCCATTATGGTCGGATGTGCCCAATCGAAACGCCTGAAGGTCCCAATATCGGGTTGATTAATAGTTTGTCATCATATGCCAAGGTTAACCGTTATGGGTTTATCGAAACGCCTTATCGACGGGTCGATTGGACCACACATAAGGTTACTGACAAGATTGACTATTTAGCTGCCGATGAAGAAGATCAATTTGTCATTGCCCAAGCTAACTCCCCATTAAACGATGATGGTTCATTCGTTGAAGATACCGTTTTGGCCCGTGAAAAGGAAGAAAACTTGGAAACTTCAATCGAAAATGTCGATTACATGGACGTTTCGCCTAAGCAAGTTGTTGCCGTAGCCACCGCATGTATTCCTTTCTTGGAAAACGATGACTCTAACCGGGCCCTCATGGGTGCCAATATGCAACGACAAGCGGTGCCTTTGGTTGATCCCCATGCGCCATTAGTTGGGACTGGGATTGAATACAAGGCAGCGCATGACTCTGGGATTGCTTTAATTAATAAGCATGAAGGAACGGTTGAATATGTTGATGCGCGTGAAATTCGCGTTCGCCGTGACGATGGGTCATTAGATACCTACAAATTAATGAAATTCCGTCGTTCTAATGGTGGTAAGAACTATAACCAACGGCCAATTGTCAAAGTCAGCGATCATGTTGACAACGATGAAGTCTTAGCCGATGGTCCAGCCATGGAAGGCGGGGAATTAGCTTTAGGGCAAAACCCATTAGTTGCCTTCATGACTTGGAATGGTTATAACTTCGAAGATGCCATCATTATTAATGAACGGTTGGTTCGCGAAGATGTTTACACGTCAATCCATATTGAAGAATATGAATCAGAAGCGCGTGACACTAAGCTTGGACCTGAAGAAATGACCCGTGAAATTCCTAACGTTGGGGAAGATGCTTTAAAGAACCTTGACGAAGATGGGATTATCCGCGTTGGTGCTGAAGTTAAAGATGGTGACATTCTAGTTGGTAAGGTAACGCCTAAAGGGGTTACGGAATTATCAGCTGAAGAACGTTTGTTGCACGCAATCTTTGGTGAAAAGGCCCGTGAAGTTCGTGACACCTCACTCCGGGTACCACATGGTGGTGGTGGAATTGTTCAAGATGTTAAGATCTTTACGCGTGAAAACGGGGATGAATTATCACCTGGCGTTAACATGATGGTCCGCGTTTACATTGCACAAAAGCGGAAGATTCAAGTTGGGGATAAGATGGCCGGACGACATGGTAATAAGGGGACTGTTTCAATCGTGGTTCCTGAAGAAGACATGCCGTACATGCCAGATGGTACCCCAATTGATATCATGTTGAGTCCCATGGGGGTTCCTTCCCGGATGAACATTGGTCAAGTTTTGGAATTGCATTTAGGGATGGCTGCTCGTAAGTTAGGCATTCATATGGCAACACCAGTCTTTGATGGGGCGCGTGATTCTGATATTTGGAAAGCCGTTCGTGAAGCTGGGATGGATCAAGATGGGAAGACCGTTGTTTATGATGGTCGGACCGGTGAACCATTCGACAAACGAATTGCCGTTGGGGTTATGCACTATATGAAGCTTAGTCACATGGTTGACGATAAGATCCATGCTCGTTCCATCGGACCATACTCTTTAGTAACGCAACAACCACTTGGTGGGAAAGCGCAATTTGGGGGTCAGCGTTTCGGTGAAATGGAAGTTTGGGCCTTGGAAGCTTATGGGGCTGCTTATACCTTGCAAGAAATCTTGACTTACAAGTCTGATGACGTGGTTGGTCGGGTTAAGACCTATGAAGCCATCGTTAAGGGCGAACCAATTCCTAAGCCAGGAGTGCCAGAATCATTCCGAGTTTTGGTTAAGGAATTACAAGCATTAGGTCTTGATATGAAGGTCCTTGATGCAGAAGATAAAGAAATTGAATTGCGGGATATGGATGACGATGACGATGATGTCGTTAACGTGGATGCCTTGAGCAAATTCCAGCAAGAACAAGAACAAAAAGCCGCTGAAAAACCAGCTAAGGCTGACAAGCCAGCAGCTTCAGAAACAACAAACGCTCACCAGGATAATCAATAAAAAGGGAGGTCGGTCCTTTGATCGATGTCAACAAGTTTGAAAGCATGCAAATCGGTCTGGCATCACCAGACAAGATTCGTAGCTGGTCATATGGCGAAGTTAAAAAGCCGGAAACCATTAACTACCGGACATTGAAACCTGAAAAAGACGGTCTGTTTGATGAACGTATCTTCGGTCCTACTAAGGATTGGGAATGTGCTTGTGGTAAGTACAAACGGATTCGTTATAAGGGTATTGTCTGTGACCGTTGTGGGGTTGAAGTGACTCGTAGTAAAGTTCGTCGCGAACGGATGGGTCATATTGAACTTGCCGCACCAGTGACACACATCTGGTACTTTAA
This genomic window from Lactobacillus sp. CBA3606 contains:
- a CDS encoding DNA-directed RNA polymerase subunit beta, whose protein sequence is MAGHLVKYGKHRTRRSYARIKEVLDLPNLIEIQSDSYQWFLDEGLREMFEDILPIDDFAGKLSLEFVDYQLLEPKYTVDEAREHDANYSAPLHVTLRLTNHETGEIKSQDVFFGDFPLMTEQGTFIINGAERVIVSQLVRSPGVYFNEELDKNGRPSYGTTVIPNRGAWLELETDAKQISYVRIDRTRKIPLTELVRALGYGSDDDIIEMLGETDSLLLTLEKDVHKNTDDSRVEESLKDIYERLRPGEPKTADSSRSLLTARFFDPKRYDFAPVGRYKVNKKLSMKTRLMGQTLAETLADPDTGEVIAQKGDVIDKNVMAKLGDYLERDDFKTVTYTPSDEAVVTNPMVLQVVKVYSQNDPEKVVNVIGNGNIDLKFKHIVPADIIASINYFFNLREGLGTTDDIDHLGNRRIRSVGELLQNQFRIGLSRMERVVRERMSIQDAATVTPQQLINIRPVVASIKEFFGSSQLSQFMDQTNPLGELTHKRRLSALGPGGLTRDRAGYEVRDVHYTHYGRMCPIETPEGPNIGLINSLSSYAKVNRYGFIETPYRRVDWTTHKVTDKIDYLAADEEDQFVIAQANSPLNDDGSFVEDTVLAREKEENLETSIENVDYMDVSPKQVVAVATACIPFLENDDSNRALMGANMQRQAVPLVDPHAPLVGTGIEYKAAHDSGIALINKHEGTVEYVDAREIRVRRDDGSLDTYKLMKFRRSNGGKNYNQRPIVKVSDHVDNDEVLADGPAMEGGELALGQNPLVAFMTWNGYNFEDAIIINERLVREDVYTSIHIEEYESEARDTKLGPEEMTREIPNVGEDALKNLDEDGIIRVGAEVKDGDILVGKVTPKGVTELSAEERLLHAIFGEKAREVRDTSLRVPHGGGGIVQDVKIFTRENGDELSPGVNMMVRVYIAQKRKIQVGDKMAGRHGNKGTVSIVVPEEDMPYMPDGTPIDIMLSPMGVPSRMNIGQVLELHLGMAARKLGIHMATPVFDGARDSDIWKAVREAGMDQDGKTVVYDGRTGEPFDKRIAVGVMHYMKLSHMVDDKIHARSIGPYSLVTQQPLGGKAQFGGQRFGEMEVWALEAYGAAYTLQEILTYKSDDVVGRVKTYEAIVKGEPIPKPGVPESFRVLVKELQALGLDMKVLDAEDKEIELRDMDDDDDDVVNVDALSKFQQEQEQKAAEKPAKADKPAASETTNAHQDNQ